From Deferrisoma camini S3R1, the proteins below share one genomic window:
- a CDS encoding methyl-accepting chemotaxis protein: protein MIDRPTQAFRSLRRALAVGLLCLLVLGAAALWGLDRHTRIIRSLREVAVEDLSAMAALQEAVAEFEIAILRFMEYIDPDLSRAEKALDAAETALDRLPEPRRARLAPALAQLRDGASVLVDMAEDPEVFEELDRQFQALAARADAVKQEVGRGLEELRRASAARAETAVGESASLRLFIGATAAAGWLVLLAAAVVSIRSIQAPFRQVLAFLQGASQRDLTVPLEVGERNELGELARAAATLRQNLVAGLSRLRQAAASLAAQSHALEEEAQAGRARAEETLGRVREGGAAAGRVAGETRALRQAAESLRKRAEETASGVQQILAMTEEVRAEMEGLCQRAEESDRAVEELGRAASQVAAFAEQVGAAAQTVGASAASIENVAATLRQGAVEGRSLTAAVLDRADEGLVAMEEARAAMDRIGQAVAAAVDRFDRLDAGLARVGRVLQVIDEVAGRTNLLSLNAAIIAAQAGEKGRSFGVVAGEIRALAEQVSVGTREIRGIVDGLVASGRDTAEAIARGSERVAEGQQRVLATARVLDAIHEAAHLAAEHLAAIEEAGTAQAREAEQVAREILQVIQGVEGIVEAVRTQEREVHAVHEHIEAMVRVARQTVRAADEQTQGTELITRGAMEVTRVGEELEAGAGRLDESAEALAENLAALSERAAEDLERAGNLEAAGETLAETADQLARQVGAYQLPDEPTEIAPPEGSA from the coding sequence TTGATCGACCGACCGACCCAAGCGTTTCGAAGCCTTCGCCGTGCCCTGGCCGTGGGCCTGCTGTGCCTGCTCGTCCTGGGAGCCGCCGCCCTCTGGGGGCTCGACCGCCATACCCGCATCATCCGGTCCCTGCGGGAGGTGGCCGTGGAGGACCTCTCGGCCATGGCCGCGCTCCAGGAGGCGGTGGCCGAGTTCGAGATCGCGATCCTCCGGTTCATGGAGTACATCGACCCCGACCTCTCCCGGGCCGAGAAGGCCCTGGATGCGGCCGAAACGGCCCTGGATCGTCTGCCCGAACCCCGCCGGGCCCGGCTGGCCCCGGCCCTGGCGCAGCTGCGCGACGGGGCCAGCGTTCTGGTGGACATGGCGGAGGACCCGGAGGTGTTCGAGGAGCTCGACCGCCAGTTCCAGGCCCTCGCCGCCCGGGCCGATGCGGTGAAGCAGGAGGTGGGCCGCGGCCTGGAGGAGCTCCGCCGGGCCTCCGCGGCCCGGGCCGAGACCGCGGTGGGCGAGTCCGCCTCGCTCCGGTTGTTCATCGGGGCCACGGCCGCGGCCGGATGGCTCGTGCTCCTTGCCGCGGCCGTGGTGAGCATCCGGTCGATCCAGGCCCCGTTCCGCCAGGTTCTGGCATTCCTCCAGGGTGCATCCCAACGGGACCTGACCGTGCCCCTGGAGGTGGGCGAGCGAAACGAACTGGGAGAGCTGGCCCGCGCCGCGGCAACCCTGCGGCAGAACCTGGTGGCCGGTCTGAGCCGGCTGAGGCAGGCGGCCGCCTCGCTGGCGGCCCAGAGCCACGCCCTGGAGGAGGAGGCCCAGGCGGGCCGGGCCCGGGCCGAGGAGACCCTGGGGCGGGTGCGCGAAGGCGGCGCCGCGGCCGGCAGGGTGGCCGGCGAGACCCGGGCACTGCGCCAGGCGGCCGAGAGCCTGCGGAAGCGGGCCGAGGAGACCGCGTCGGGGGTCCAGCAGATCCTGGCCATGACCGAGGAGGTGCGGGCCGAGATGGAGGGCCTGTGCCAGAGGGCCGAGGAGTCGGACCGGGCCGTCGAGGAACTGGGTCGGGCGGCCTCCCAGGTGGCCGCGTTCGCCGAGCAGGTGGGCGCTGCGGCCCAGACCGTGGGCGCCTCGGCCGCCTCCATCGAGAACGTCGCCGCCACCCTGCGGCAGGGCGCGGTCGAGGGCCGCTCCCTCACGGCGGCCGTGCTGGACCGGGCCGACGAGGGGCTGGTGGCCATGGAGGAGGCCCGGGCCGCCATGGACCGGATCGGCCAGGCCGTGGCCGCAGCCGTGGACCGGTTCGACCGCCTCGACGCCGGCCTGGCCCGGGTGGGGCGGGTGCTCCAGGTGATCGACGAGGTGGCGGGGCGTACCAACCTGCTGTCGCTCAACGCGGCCATCATCGCGGCCCAGGCCGGTGAGAAGGGCCGCTCGTTCGGCGTGGTGGCCGGCGAGATCCGGGCCCTGGCCGAGCAGGTGAGCGTGGGCACCCGGGAGATCCGAGGCATCGTGGACGGGCTGGTGGCCAGCGGCCGCGACACGGCCGAGGCGATCGCCCGGGGGTCCGAGCGGGTGGCCGAGGGCCAGCAGCGGGTGCTCGCCACGGCCCGGGTCCTGGACGCCATCCACGAGGCGGCCCACCTGGCCGCGGAGCACCTGGCCGCCATCGAGGAGGCCGGCACCGCCCAGGCCCGCGAGGCGGAACAGGTGGCCCGGGAGATCCTGCAGGTGATCCAGGGGGTCGAGGGCATCGTGGAGGCGGTGCGCACCCAGGAGCGCGAGGTGCACGCCGTGCACGAGCACATCGAGGCCATGGTGCGGGTGGCCCGCCAGACGGTCCGCGCCGCGGACGAGCAGACCCAGGGTACCGAGCTGATCACCCGGGGGGCCATGGAGGTGACCCGGGTGGGCGAGGAACTGGAGGCGGGCGCCGGCCGGTTGGACGAGTCGGCCGAGGCCCTGGCGGAGAACCTGGCCGCCCTGTCGGAGCGGGCGGCCGAGGATCTGGAGCGGGCCGGCAACCTGGAGGCGGCCGGCGAGACCCTGGCCGAGACCGCCGACCAACTGGCCCGGCAGGTGGGTGCCTACCAGCTTCCCGACGAACCGACCGAGATCGCCCCTCCAGAGGGCAGCGCGTAG
- a CDS encoding ATP-binding protein, protein MTETLCVLLVDDQADHRLLLSANLQDQDPSIRVLEARGVDEALGQLRAGGVDVVLCDFWLGGETGLDLLRRARDDERAVPFVLVTNHGSEELARQSFMEGIADYTTKEVALRNPADLVRRIRRAADKARMAEERHRAEVLLESFLTNNPFAILILDQAGRPVRWNRALERMETHPKNLERLREYRPFEDPQLREAGVTALLDRARAGEWVELPPFPWDPGRAGLGGPSRILSGVAFPATVGPGESYLCVMIQDVTQAETARRERDEYAAVLASLLNSSPAGIVFVDVEGRVRFANRWIETFFGVDPRPFVGRPYTELAREMTSALADPTGLLEHPADPEACSVEAWEQAIEVCRPQPRHLLRVVGPVRGPGGRYLGCIEVYIDETGAVERQRLLEERNRELDAFASRLAHDLKTPLVSLKGFADLLARTAGPDLDERNRMFLERIRTSADLLNEMVDGLRELSQASQPVAELHDMDPIPVVRLAAENLAEGAAEAGVRLELAADAPRLRCARAKLFQIVQNLLSNGIRYADPAKDDRWVRLEFRSAGDRVVLRVSDNGLGIDPAELPHLFEPFRRGKAAGRTPGMGLGLALTHRLAQACGAQVEVRSAPGVGTAFEVWFQAAGG, encoded by the coding sequence ATGACCGAGACCCTGTGCGTTCTGCTGGTCGACGACCAGGCCGACCACCGGCTGCTCCTCTCGGCCAACCTGCAGGACCAGGACCCCTCGATCCGGGTGCTCGAGGCCCGGGGCGTGGACGAGGCGCTGGGGCAGCTCCGGGCCGGCGGGGTGGACGTGGTCCTGTGCGACTTCTGGCTCGGTGGGGAGACCGGGCTGGACCTCCTGCGCCGGGCGCGGGACGACGAGCGCGCCGTGCCGTTCGTGCTGGTCACGAACCACGGCAGCGAAGAGCTCGCCCGGCAGTCGTTCATGGAGGGAATCGCCGACTACACCACAAAGGAGGTGGCGCTTCGCAACCCGGCCGACCTGGTCCGCCGAATCCGTCGGGCCGCGGACAAGGCCCGCATGGCCGAGGAACGACACCGGGCCGAGGTGCTCCTGGAGAGCTTTCTCACCAACAACCCCTTCGCCATCCTGATCCTGGACCAGGCCGGCCGACCCGTGCGCTGGAACCGAGCCCTGGAGCGCATGGAGACCCACCCGAAGAACCTGGAGCGCCTCCGGGAGTACCGGCCGTTCGAGGATCCCCAGCTGCGGGAGGCGGGCGTGACCGCCCTGCTGGATCGCGCCCGGGCCGGCGAGTGGGTAGAGCTGCCGCCGTTCCCCTGGGACCCCGGTCGGGCCGGCCTGGGAGGGCCGTCGAGGATCCTGAGCGGGGTGGCGTTCCCGGCCACGGTGGGCCCCGGCGAGTCGTACCTGTGCGTGATGATCCAGGACGTCACCCAGGCCGAGACCGCCCGACGGGAGCGCGACGAGTACGCCGCGGTGCTGGCGAGCCTGCTGAACTCGTCCCCGGCCGGCATCGTGTTCGTGGACGTGGAAGGCCGGGTCCGGTTCGCGAACCGGTGGATCGAGACCTTCTTCGGGGTGGATCCCCGGCCGTTCGTCGGCCGGCCCTACACCGAGCTCGCCCGGGAGATGACCTCCGCCCTGGCCGACCCCACCGGGCTGCTGGAGCATCCCGCGGATCCCGAGGCCTGTTCGGTGGAAGCCTGGGAGCAGGCCATAGAGGTCTGCCGCCCCCAGCCCCGACACCTGCTCCGGGTGGTGGGGCCGGTTCGCGGGCCCGGCGGCCGGTACCTGGGCTGCATCGAGGTGTACATCGACGAGACCGGCGCGGTGGAGCGCCAGAGGCTGCTGGAGGAGCGCAACCGGGAGCTCGACGCGTTCGCCTCGCGCCTCGCCCACGACCTCAAGACCCCCCTGGTCAGCCTGAAGGGGTTCGCCGATCTGTTGGCCCGCACGGCCGGTCCGGACCTGGACGAGCGAAACCGCATGTTCCTCGAGCGGATCCGCACCTCGGCCGATCTGCTCAACGAGATGGTGGACGGGCTTCGCGAGTTGTCCCAGGCCAGCCAGCCGGTGGCCGAACTCCACGACATGGACCCCATTCCGGTGGTGCGGCTGGCGGCCGAGAACCTGGCGGAAGGGGCGGCCGAGGCCGGGGTGAGGCTGGAGCTGGCGGCGGACGCGCCGCGGCTTCGGTGCGCCCGGGCGAAGCTGTTCCAGATCGTCCAGAACCTGCTCTCCAACGGCATCCGGTACGCCGACCCGGCCAAGGACGATCGGTGGGTGCGCCTGGAGTTCCGGTCCGCCGGCGACCGGGTGGTGCTGCGGGTGAGCGACAACGGCCTGGGGATCGACCCGGCCGAACTGCCCCACCTGTTCGAGCCGTTCCGCCGGGGCAAGGCCGCCGGCAGGACCCCGGGCATGGGCCTGGGCCTGGCCCTCACCCACCGCCTGGCCCAAGCATGCGGCGCCCAGGTCGAGGTGCGGTCCGCACCCGGGGTGGGCACCGCGTTCGAGGTGTGGTTCCAAGCCGCCGGAGGATGA
- the mazG gene encoding nucleoside triphosphate pyrophosphohydrolase produces the protein MSLPLSEETAGLFVRLLEIVERLRGPDGCPWDREQTPATIAPYLVEEAYEVQEAVERGDPAELREELGDVLLEVALLAQMAREQGEFTVADSLRDIYDKLVRRHPHVFGDARADTPDEVAVSWAQIKVREKEGRGVVEGVPRRLPALHRARRVSEKAAGVGFDWDRAEAVLEKVDEELSELRAAVGRGDREGAAEELGDLLFALVNLGRHLGVDAERALHGTVEKFLRRFARIEAALAGRGLRPDQVGLDELEALWQAAKGGSAAAETPAHHGEHPADLPGSERPGEPGVQHRPGGHEPQDGQ, from the coding sequence ATGTCCCTACCCTTGTCCGAGGAGACGGCCGGGCTGTTCGTACGGCTCCTGGAGATCGTGGAACGGCTGCGGGGGCCCGACGGGTGCCCCTGGGACCGGGAGCAGACCCCGGCCACCATCGCCCCCTACCTGGTGGAGGAGGCCTACGAGGTCCAGGAGGCCGTGGAGCGGGGCGACCCGGCCGAGCTGCGCGAGGAGCTCGGCGACGTGCTGCTGGAGGTGGCGCTCCTGGCCCAGATGGCCCGGGAGCAGGGGGAGTTCACCGTGGCCGACAGCCTCCGGGACATCTACGACAAGCTGGTTCGGCGTCACCCCCACGTGTTCGGCGACGCCCGGGCCGACACCCCGGACGAGGTGGCCGTGTCCTGGGCCCAGATCAAGGTCCGGGAGAAGGAGGGCCGGGGCGTGGTCGAGGGGGTGCCCCGCCGGCTGCCGGCGCTGCACCGGGCCCGACGGGTCTCGGAGAAGGCGGCCGGGGTGGGGTTCGACTGGGACCGGGCCGAGGCGGTGCTCGAGAAGGTGGACGAGGAGCTCTCCGAGCTGCGCGCCGCCGTGGGCCGGGGCGACCGGGAGGGGGCGGCCGAGGAGCTGGGAGACCTCCTGTTCGCCCTGGTCAACCTGGGCCGGCACCTGGGGGTGGACGCGGAGCGGGCCCTGCACGGCACGGTGGAGAAGTTCCTGCGGCGGTTCGCCCGGATCGAGGCGGCCCTGGCCGGCCGGGGCCTTCGGCCCGACCAGGTGGGGCTGGATGAGCTCGAGGCCCTGTGGCAGGCGGCCAAGGGAGGCTCAGCCGCGGCCGAGACGCCGGCCCACCACGGCGAGCACCCGGCCGACCTCCCGGGCTCCGAGCGCCCGGGCGAGCCCGGCGTACAGCACCGCCCCGGCGGCCACGAGCCCCAGGACGGCCAGTAG
- a CDS encoding glycosyltransferase family protein — MADFSQTGPITTIQALTDHDPAEWERRVGQAVAEAPLALVLPCLYSELAGPALPRILDRLASVGYLAEIVVTLGVAGEAEFRHARQVFGRLPGRVRVVWNDGPRISAVKDRIRAAGFALGEPGKGLAAWMAYGYLLASDRPPAAIALHDTDIVTYERELLDRLVLPVVHPGLGYGFAKGYYARVTDRLHGRVCRLFVGPVLEALARCLGPHPLLGYLASFRYPLAGEFAMGARLAREARIPADWGLEIGTLVEAWRICGPRAVCQVDLAVAYDHKHQATGEGAGEPRGLVRMAREIALALFRALAEEGAVLDRDLLQTLPVAYRREAREAVRRYGHLARANGLGHDLGGELGLVETFAQALAGAAEAFHEDPGGTPPIPSWAEVLAADPGVGGALREAVEADWVG; from the coding sequence ATGGCGGACTTTTCGCAGACCGGGCCCATCACCACGATCCAGGCGCTCACGGACCACGACCCGGCCGAATGGGAGCGGCGGGTGGGGCAGGCCGTGGCCGAGGCACCGTTGGCCCTCGTGCTGCCGTGCCTGTACTCCGAGCTGGCCGGCCCGGCCCTGCCCCGCATCCTGGACCGGCTGGCGTCGGTGGGGTACCTGGCCGAGATCGTGGTCACCCTGGGGGTGGCGGGCGAGGCCGAGTTCCGGCACGCCCGGCAGGTGTTCGGCCGGCTGCCGGGTCGGGTGCGGGTGGTGTGGAACGACGGGCCGAGGATCTCGGCGGTGAAGGACCGGATCCGGGCGGCCGGGTTCGCCCTGGGGGAGCCCGGCAAGGGGCTGGCCGCCTGGATGGCCTACGGGTACCTGCTGGCCTCCGACCGGCCTCCGGCCGCGATCGCGCTGCACGACACCGACATCGTGACCTACGAGCGGGAGCTGCTCGACCGGCTCGTGCTGCCGGTGGTACACCCCGGCCTGGGGTACGGGTTCGCCAAGGGGTACTACGCCCGGGTCACCGACCGGCTCCATGGCCGGGTGTGTCGCCTGTTCGTGGGGCCGGTGCTCGAGGCCCTGGCGCGGTGCCTGGGGCCCCACCCGCTGCTCGGGTACCTGGCCTCGTTCCGGTACCCCCTGGCCGGGGAGTTCGCCATGGGAGCCCGGCTGGCCCGGGAGGCCCGGATCCCGGCCGACTGGGGCTTGGAGATCGGCACCCTGGTCGAGGCCTGGCGGATCTGCGGCCCTCGGGCCGTGTGCCAGGTGGATCTGGCCGTGGCCTACGACCACAAGCACCAGGCCACGGGAGAAGGGGCAGGGGAGCCCCGGGGCCTGGTGCGGATGGCCCGGGAGATCGCCCTGGCCCTGTTCCGGGCCCTGGCCGAGGAGGGGGCGGTGCTCGATCGGGACCTGCTGCAGACCCTGCCGGTGGCCTACCGGAGGGAGGCCCGGGAGGCGGTGCGGCGCTATGGCCACCTGGCCCGTGCCAACGGCCTGGGCCACGATCTCGGGGGCGAGCTGGGGCTGGTCGAGACGTTCGCGCAGGCCCTGGCCGGGGCGGCCGAGGCGTTTCACGAAGATCCAGGGGGCACGCCACCGATCCCCTCGTGGGCCGAGGTGCTCGCCGCCGACCCAGGCGTGGGGGGGGCCTTGCGCGAGGCGGTGGAGGCGGACTGGGTCGGGTGA
- a CDS encoding methyl-accepting chemotaxis protein has product MGEVGTDGAGAQTIVLEGVPHLAAPAPVLAEGVPGSGEWRVVVVRDRKAALAPVRQFRRRLAVVVVAALLLLALQATASQMTAPLRRLARAVEVLGQGTLPASLPPPRDPTPAGVFDAFNHTVETLRRVLPRAGRTAEAVAAAGASVDEAFLAYDRRQDRLAEASRSASEASQNMAATLRRLAAHCEDLERLAADTRNAAQDGRTQVEATLEAAAEGARATGAVTEALGTLRRPLEKISEVAGTVEDVADRTNLLALNAAIEAARAGEHGRGFAVVASEVKKLADQTGKATREIQTLAATVQSAFAEVTRRAERARLRAAASIETSRQAEGALGRILAAAGASAERLLEISGAIDEQSRAAPQIPKLLDSLAEALEATRRDLAEARTRVERLRDAAGELQAELSGFRTGE; this is encoded by the coding sequence TTGGGAGAGGTCGGCACGGACGGTGCCGGGGCTCAGACCATCGTTTTGGAGGGCGTTCCCCACCTGGCGGCGCCGGCCCCGGTGCTGGCCGAGGGCGTGCCCGGGAGCGGCGAGTGGAGGGTCGTCGTGGTCCGGGACCGGAAGGCCGCCCTTGCGCCGGTGCGGCAGTTCCGGCGCCGGCTGGCCGTGGTGGTGGTGGCGGCCCTGCTCCTCCTGGCGCTCCAGGCGACGGCATCCCAGATGACCGCGCCCTTGCGCCGGCTCGCCAGGGCTGTGGAGGTGCTGGGGCAAGGCACCCTGCCCGCGTCTCTCCCCCCGCCCCGGGATCCCACTCCCGCCGGGGTGTTCGACGCGTTCAACCATACTGTGGAGACCCTGCGCCGCGTGTTGCCGCGGGCGGGCCGCACCGCCGAGGCCGTGGCCGCGGCCGGAGCCTCGGTGGACGAGGCGTTCCTCGCCTACGACCGCCGCCAGGACCGCTTGGCCGAGGCGAGCCGGTCGGCGTCCGAGGCGAGCCAGAACATGGCCGCCACCCTTCGCCGGTTGGCGGCCCATTGCGAGGACTTGGAACGATTGGCCGCGGACACGCGCAACGCGGCCCAGGACGGCCGGACCCAGGTGGAGGCCACGCTGGAGGCGGCGGCCGAGGGGGCTCGGGCCACGGGAGCGGTCACCGAGGCCCTCGGGACCCTGCGCCGGCCCCTGGAGAAGATCTCGGAGGTGGCGGGCACCGTGGAGGACGTGGCGGACCGGACCAACCTCCTGGCCCTCAACGCGGCTATCGAGGCCGCCCGGGCGGGGGAGCACGGCCGGGGGTTCGCCGTGGTGGCCTCTGAGGTGAAAAAGCTGGCCGATCAGACCGGCAAGGCCACCCGGGAGATCCAAACCCTGGCCGCCACGGTCCAGTCCGCGTTCGCCGAGGTGACCCGCAGGGCCGAACGGGCGCGCCTTCGGGCGGCCGCCTCCATCGAGACGTCCCGGCAGGCCGAGGGCGCCCTGGGGCGGATCCTGGCGGCCGCTGGGGCCAGCGCCGAGAGGCTGCTGGAGATCTCCGGGGCCATCGACGAGCAGAGCCGAGCCGCACCCCAGATTCCCAAGTTGCTGGATTCGCTGGCCGAGGCCCTGGAGGCCACCCGCCGCGACCTGGCCGAGGCCCGCACCCGGGTGGAACGGCTTCGGGACGCGGCCGGCGAGCTCCAGGCCGAGCTCTCCGGGTTCCGTACCGGGGAATGA